From Triticum urartu cultivar G1812 chromosome 2, Tu2.1, whole genome shotgun sequence, a single genomic window includes:
- the LOC125534669 gene encoding peroxidase 12-like — protein sequence MASRAAAAAVVVLALVCAVQSSLSAATAGGLSPDFHAVTCPPLEQIVAFHVGEAFKNDSGVAPALIRILFHDCFPQGCDGSVLIEGPGTEQDEIPNKTLRRVALDLIDRIRMRVHSACSRTVSCADITVLATRESLVLAGGPRFEVALGRRDSFFPASPVQVGLLPAPFHPVDKLIKSFGDRGLDVADLVSLSGAHTFGVAHCPAFDDRFKNGFDTNPAIDPKFATGLRNKCAKDTPEGTLKQNLDVRTPDIFDNKYYFDLIARQGLFKSDQGLFDHPTTKRMATRFSLNQDAFFEQFARSMAKMVNMDLLTGDKGEIRVRCAVRGTPPRIQAAAAGDDEGIAADM from the exons ATGGCGTCTAGAGCAGCGGCGGCCGCCGTGGTCGTCCTGGCCTTGGTCTGCGCCGTGCAGTCGTCCCTCTCGGCGGCGACCGCCGGGGGTCTGTCCCCTGACTTCCACGCGGTGACGTGCCCTCCGCTGGAGCAAATCGTGGCGTTCCACGTGGGGGAGGCCTTCAAGAACGACTCCGGCGTGGCGCCGGCGCTCATCCGCATCCTCTTCCACGACTGCTTCCCGCAG GGCTGCGACGGGTCGGTGCTCATCGAGGGCCCCGGCACGGAGCAGGACGAGATCCCCAACAAGACGCTCCGCAGGGTGGCGCTGGACCTCATTGACCGCATCCGTATGCGCGTGCACAGCGCCTGCAGCCGCACGGTCTCGTGCGCCGACATCACCGTGCTCGCCACCCGCGAGTCGCTCGTCCTGGCCGGCGGGCCCCGCTTCGAGGTCGCCCTCGGCCGGCGCGACTCCTTCTTCCCGGCGTCGCCGGTCCAGGTCGGCCTGCTGCCGGCGCCCTTCCACCCCGTGGACAAGCTCATCAAGTCCTTCGGCGACCGCGGCCTCGACGTGGCGGACCTGGTGTCCCTCTCCGGCGCGCACACCTTCGGCGTCGCCCACTGCCCTGCTTTCGATGATCGCTTCAAGAATGGCTTCGACACGAACCCGGCCATCGACCCCAAGTTCGCCACGGGGCTGCGGAACAAGTGCGCCAAGGACACCCCCGAAGGCAccctgaagcagaacctcgacgTGCGCACGCCGGACATCTTCGACAACAAGTACTACTTCGACCTGATCGCGAGGCAGGGGCTGTTCAAGTCGGACCAGGGCCTCTTCGACCACCCCACCACCAAGCGCATGGCCACCCGCTTCTCGCTCAACCAGGACGCCTTCTTTGAGCAGTTCGCCAGGTCCATGGCCAAGATGGTCAACATGGACCTGCTCACCGGCGACAAGGGCGAGATCCGGGTCAGATGCGCCGTCCGCGGCACTCCCCCACGCatccaggccgccgccgccggcgatgACGAGGGGATCGCCGCCGACATGTAA